Proteins found in one Cinclus cinclus chromosome 8, bCinCin1.1, whole genome shotgun sequence genomic segment:
- the C8H1orf226 gene encoding LOW QUALITY PROTEIN: uncharacterized protein C1orf226 homolog (The sequence of the model RefSeq protein was modified relative to this genomic sequence to represent the inferred CDS: deleted 2 bases in 1 codon): MQCPLQPWHGLAAHSLCRAVGTSSQPPKLFSHCACGPALLGPPSSLAHVLSVPFPPPVDQSMFENASVSTVPMPQAQHVPATAGTVPQPWWPAGSQHLRNLGKAMGAKVNDLLRRKEPASLPSMGAMEVNANVGAVLAAGQPAAEDGAVELDAFPRLEPPPPITKKRMLRTLKTPQDMLIAPQPEGTSTRSGTDEPLEPPTAYADPTEEQLGMGDPSPPECPGVPSVTGALEPSGDQPTSALPVPDLIHKGSQESQWQVAERATEMSASTEKPSWRPGLEHEPPGSTGWPEPRSPGWEVEGAHPDLLSFE, from the exons ATGCAGTGCCCTTTGCAGCCCTGGCATGGCCTGGCTGCCCAcagcctctgcagggctgtAGGAACATCCTCCCAACCCCCAAAATTGTTTTCCCATTGTGCTTGTGGGCCGGCTCTGCTGGGA CccccctccagcctggctcATGTCCTCTCTGTTCCCTTTCCCCCTCCAGTGGACCAGAGCATGTTTGAGAACGCCAGCGTCAGCACAGTGCCCATGCCACAGGCACAGCACgtccctgccacagcaggcaccgtgccccagccctggtggcctgctggcagccagcaccTCCGCAACCTGGGCAAGGCCATGGGTGCCAAGGTGAACGACCTGCTGCGCCGCAAGGAGCCGGCCAGCCTGCCTAGCATGGGAGCCATGGAAGTGAATGCCAACGTGGGCGCCGTGCTGGCCGCGGGACAGCCAGCCGCTGAGGACGG GGCTGTGGAATTGGATGCCTTTCCCCGACTGGAACCCCCACCCCCCATCACCAAGAAGCGGATGCTGCGCACCCTGAAGACCCCCCAGGACATGCTCATCGCTCCACAGCCAGAGGGGACCAGCACGAGGAGTGGCACCGATGAGCCTCTTGAACCACCCACAGCCTACGCTGACCCcacagaggagcagctggggatgGGGGATCCATCTCCTCCAGAATGCCCTGGGGTCCCCAGTGTGACAGGCGCTCTAGAGCCCAGTGGGGACCAGCCTACCAGTGCCTTACCTGTGCCCGACCTCATCCATAagggcagccaggagagccagTGGCAAGTGGCTGAGAGGGCCACTGAGATGTCAGCCAGCACAGAGAAGCCCTCATGGAGACCGGGGCTGGAGCATGAGCCACCAGGGAGCACAGGGTGGCCAGAGCCACGTAGCCCTGGCTGGGAGGTGGAGGGGGCCCATCCTGACCTACTGTCCTTTGAGTAG